In Mastacembelus armatus unplaced genomic scaffold, fMasArm1.2, whole genome shotgun sequence, a single genomic region encodes these proteins:
- the LOC113143892 gene encoding NACHT, LRR and PYD domains-containing protein 3-like → MGPGYILDILEDLGEDEFKKFKWFLEQEGIRRSQLEGARRPDTVRLMVQRYGLDGAVEETKKVLEKIPRNDLVQSLSDISSGPEGPLWSQTSEAHPPQDPSAAPHTKVVVVPVPEPQSITYYQEMLRSNLKDRFMCATQGWTENKDKQRLDEIYTELYITAGASIHISEQHKVRQVEMAGKKTDTEKPVKPSDMFKPPPEQDRPIKTVLTNGIAGIGKTFLVHKFVLDWAEGRTNQDVHLLFPLTFHHLNPLKGDQFSLAELLHECIKETVGIEEEALNFIFQKLQSSGNTNYDKSLFKLLFILDGLDESRLQLNCSTNKTQRLKFKVTESTSVDELLTNLIRGKLLPSARLWITTRPAAANQVHPDFVDIVTEVRGFTDQQKEEYFRKRFTDEDGSNKVISHIKSSRSLHIMCHIPVFCWITTTVLEDLLETREVEELPKTLTEMYAEFLWFHIKQREKKYCLKGSEKSFQDIKSLAKLAFQHLEEGNLVFYEKDLKESGIDVRQASVYSGVLTEIFKEERGRKNKDMMFSFVHLSVQEFLAAVYMVHCYNDRETQVLEEFLGGKYNLMR, encoded by the exons ATGGGACCAGGGTACATATTAGATATTCTAGAGGATCTGGGagaagatgaatttaaaaagttcaagtGGTTCCTGGAGCAGGAAGGCATCAGAAGGAGCCAGCTGGAGGGGGCAAGAAGACCTGACACTGTGAGGCTGATGGTGCAGAGATATGGACTTGATGGAGCTGTGGAGGAGACCAAGAAGGTGTTAGAGAAGATTCCCAGGAATGACCTGGTGCAAAGTCTTTCAGACATCAGCTCAGGACCAGAAG GACCCCTCTGGTCTCAGACGTCTGAGGCTCACCCTCCTCAGgacccttcagcagctcctcacactaAAG TTGTGGTGGTTCCAGTACCAGAGCCACAGTCCATCACATACTATCAGGAGATGCTCCGGTCAAACCTCAAAGACAGGttcatgtgtgcaacacaagGATGGACAGAGAATAAGGATAAGCAGCGTCTGGATGAGATCTACACTGAACTGTACATCACAGCTGGAGCCTCCATACACATCAGTGAACAGCACAAGGTCAGGCAAGTTGAGATGGCAGGGAAGAAAACCGATACAGAGAAACCAGTGAAACCCAGTGACATGTTCAAACCTCCTCCTGAACAAGACAGAcccataaaaacagtgctgaccaatGGGATCGCAGGAATTGGAAAAACATTCCTTGTGCACAAGTTTGTgttggactgggctgaaggacGAACCAATCAGGACGTGCATCTGCTTTTCCCCCTCACCTTCCATCACCTGAATCCACTGAAGGGAGACCAGTTCAGTCTGGCAGAGCTCCTGCATGAATGTATTAAGGAAACTGTTGGGATCGAGGAGGAGGCTCTGAATTTCAtctttcaaaagctgcagtcatcAGGAAACACCAACTATGACAAGAGTTTATTCAAGctcctgtttattttggatggaCTGGATGAGAGTCGCCTCCAGCTGAACTGTAGTACCAATAAAACTCAGAGACTtaaatttaaagtgacagagtccacctcagtggacgaactgctgacaaacctcatcagggGCAAACTGCTTCCCTCTGCTCGTCTCTGGATAACcaccagacctgcagcagccaatcaggtcCACCCAGATTTTGTGGATAtagtgacagaggtcagagggttcacagaccaacagaaggaggagtacttcaggaagaggttcacaGATGAGGATGGGTCCAATAAAGTCATTTCCCACATCAAGAgctcacgaagcctccacatcatgtgtcacatcccggtcttctgctggatcactactacagttctggaggatctgttggaaaccagagaggtggaagagctgcccaagaccctgactgagatgtacGCAGAGTTCCTGTGGTTTCACATCaaacagagggaaaagaaatACTGTCTAAAAGGCTCAGAAAAGTCTTTTCAGGACATTAAGTCATTAGCAAAACTGGCATTTCAGCACCTGGAAGAAGGAAACCTGGTCTTTTATGAGAAAGACTTAAAAGAGAGTGGCATTGATGTCAGACAAGCttcagtgtactcaggagtgttaACAGAGATCTTtaaggaggagagggggaggaagaataAAGACATGATGttcagctttgttcatctgagtgttcaggagtttctggctgcagtctacatggtccactgttacaaCGACAGGGAGACACAGGTACTGGAGGAGTTCCTGGGGGGAAAGTACAATTTAatgaggtaa
- the cidea gene encoding cell death activator CIDE-A: protein MVPLVTGTGVKYAKTLLPETLMRSVSAAFATISQHIMPRVQHRCFNVCTHNRRMRQDLMASSLEELLAQAARMFVLSCCLLTLVLEEDGTVVDSEEFFQSLPNNTALMVLHRGEMWTKKKVFPNCCQPTRSIIAKLAFDLYKLHPKDFLCSFGIEASLYEMYKLSYDFKCTKMKHILKLMLCCLTSLVRQAGQLLIYSSSSLLQLIGEDDC from the exons ATGGTGCCACTGGTCACGGGGACCGGAGTGAAGTACGCCAAAACTCTGCTGCCGGAGACTCTGATGAG GTCTGTATCAGCAGCCTTTGCCACTATCTCTCAGCACATCATGCCTCGTGTTCAACATCGCTGTTTTAATGTCTGCACCCACAACCGGAGGATGCGCCAGGATCTGATGGCCTCCTCTCTGGAAGAGCTACTAGCGCAG GCTGCGAGGATGTTCGTGTTGTCCTGCTGCTTACTGACTCTGGTCTTGGAGGAGGATGGGACTGTGGTGGACTCTGAGGAGTTCTTCCAGTCTCTGCCCAACAATACGGCCTTGATGGTGCTGCACAGAGGAGAGATGTGGACAAAGAAGAAG gtctTCCCCAACTGCTGTCAGCCAACCAGGAGTATTATTGCTAAACTGGCATTTGATCTGTACAAACTGCACCCTAAAGATTTTCTGTGCAGCTTTGGCATTGAGGCTTCTCTGTATGAGATGTATAAACTCTCCTACGACTTCAAATGCACCAAGATGAAACACATCCTTAA ACTGATGCTGTGCTGCCTCACCTCCTTGGTCAGACAGGCAGGACAGCTACTGATCTACTCGTCCTCATCGTTACTGCAACTCATTGGAGAGGACGACTGCTAG